The DNA region AAACATGCAATAACAACATCTCTTTGGATATTAATAGGATATGGAGCCATCTTGTCCAATATAGGAAATCTTGCTTTCAGTATTCCATATGAACGTTCGATAACGTTTCTAAGCTGTGCATGAGCATGATTAAACTTTTCCTCCTTTGTTATGGCACGCCTACGATGATAATCTCCTAACCAATATCGAATATTACGATACGGTGCTAGAAATCCTCGAGTATTAGGATATGCCGCATCACATAGATAGTATTTATCTGacattaaaataaaataagttaGGCGATCATATCGAAAAGCTAAATAAGCATTTGAATTGTTTAAGTTGTATGACTTACTAGGTGGAGGAAATAGAAATCCATTATCTGGATTAGATTCAATCTCAGTTAGAACGCGTGCATCATGTGCTACACCTTCCCATCCAGCATAAACATAAGTGAAGACCATATTGAAGTCACATATTGTCAGAACATTCTGATAGCATTTACCTTTTCCCCTTCCTCTGTAAACAATTTGTTGATTAGCGGGAACAACAGCATGTACTAATGTCCCGTCTAGTGCACCTATTGCTCCCTgccaatatataaatatatgtcaacaaaatgaaaaaaaaaaacttgtgaaATTCTTTAATGATCGTTTAACAAATAATACCTTAAAAATTCTTCGTAACCTGTTATGAGCACCAGGAATATTCATATTCGAATCAAATGTTGTAGGTGCTATCATCTCTTTTGCAAAATTCATCATTGCCTCAAGAACCTCGTGAAAATACTTGTGAATTGTCTGCAAAGAATGTTTAAATCTTCTCTTGATTATGACGTAACGCTCGTTATGTCCTATAATAGTTAAGAATATGGCTATCTTCTCTTCGACAGATATATGTTTGCTATCTAAAAGCCATCCATTATGTCTAAAATGTTGACATAGCCGAACATATGCATCACGTGACATGCGCATCAATTCTATACATTGTCGATTAGAGCCAGATAATAGTTCTAATGTATACTTTTGACCTGATAAAGATGATGttaaatctctaattcttctatCATACTTGAGTCTATAACGATTTCTTTGCCAATACAAGCTCATCAACCATAATATTTGATCATCGATATCCATGTTGAATCTGTTttaccaagaaaaaaaaatacaatacaCAATCGTAAGCACAACTACCTATGTATTTCATCAAGATAAAAAAGTATACAATGGTTATAAAAAATTGTTCTATACTCATCAAGCAGAACAAGACATACAAGTAGAATTTTTCACTAATAAAATACATTCCATAAGCATAATATATTACCACAAAGTTCCAGAGgttataattaaaaaacaaaaaaaaataaagactAGATTCCATAAAATCTTCATCTAACATAGATACTAGCTAATTAGAAAAATTAAAGAATTCCCAATTTTTCCCCATGGTTCTGACATAATTCTCTAATTTTTCGACCCCTCTCAGTTTCATCCATGTTTTTGTGTAGCTATCAccttcacaaaatatacaaagagCTGCAGAGTACAATGACTCTTTCCATCCAGCTTGTCTAGTTTTTCTATACATTCTTCAACATCAGACCCGTTGTTTTTGTTAATCAGTAACTCCAATGCAGCACTCATCTTCTCATCAATTTCTAATCGGGACGAtgcattttttcttttctttcccaaATTCTTTTTTTCAATTGGAATTGAAGATTGAGATGGAAAATCTTTAGAAGCTCCATCATTTTTTTCACCAAGTAGATCCTCAATGTCATCAAGTGAATCTATGTCTATATTAGTAGCTACAGAAGAGGCACCGGGCCGCGGAGTTGTACAACTTGGACTCCAACCATGAATGCCTGTTGTAGTAGAACCCTCAAATAATGTTGTACAAAGTTCCGGAAATGGTAGAGGTGCACTCCTCAATGTCTTGGCTTTTGGATGAGCCTATATCCAAATATAAGAGATCATACTTTCAATATACACTTCAAACCGTTTctccttaaaacaaaaaaagagaaaaacaatTACTAGATAATGAACTAACCTTTATGTACTCATCCCACTCCTCGTTAGACATTCGAATGGTATTGGTTGCTGGATCATAAATATTACCAGTCTTTTTAGTTATTGGCAACCAAGCTTGATATTTTTCTTTTAGATAATCATAATGGTTCTTCATCTTCTTTTGTATGACTATAAAGTCATGAGAAGTTTGCAGAACAACCATAACCCTGTTCCATGAATCTGGCTTCAAACTACTTCCTTGTCTCCCATTCAATGACACTTCTTGAATACAAGTTTCTAAAAATGTTTTTACTACCTCCAATCTCCAAGTCAATCTTGAATTTTCATTAGCTTGTTCcataactgaaatataaaattctaatgatcatcacaacatatTAGACTAAAAGAAAGGTCATAGTGAAAATGCACAAGCAATTTTCTTTTTCTGGAATGTGATATACCCCTCATAGGAACTTCTGAAAGTTATCCTTCAAGTACTTCTTTAAGTTATCATCTAATGATGCTCCACTAATGTAACCAAAAAGGTCATAGTTAGTAGGGTTGAATCCTTGAGTTGCTGCCTTAATTCTATTTAGAAAACCAGTTTGCACAAGATAAAGCAAGGCATCTCTTCTATCTGGTCATTCAAGTAGGATCTACATACATTAAACAGTGCTTTCAGTTAAATGTAATTCAACTCAACCTATTTGAGTTCAGAAACATGTGTATGAAACTTATTAATTAAAGAACTATCACCTACTAGGATAACATGCACCTACTTTCTCTTAAATGTATATATAACAGTAGGGATCCAACATACAGACTAGGCTAAGAAACTAGACAAGAGGATGAAACACAAAAGTAGTGGGCTGAAATTTTCTAGTCCAATTTATAGATAGACAAACTGTATATTGGAAGGTTGTGAATGAATGTGTTTAACCGCTGAAGCTAAAAGGACCAAC from Lycium barbarum isolate Lr01 chromosome 10, ASM1917538v2, whole genome shotgun sequence includes:
- the LOC132613098 gene encoding uncharacterized protein LOC132613098; its protein translation is MDIDDQILWLMSLYWQRNRYRLKYDRRIRDLTSSLSGQKYTLELLSGSNRQCIELMRMSRDAYVRLCQHFRHNGWLLDSKHISVEEKIAIFLTIIGHNERYVIIKRRFKHSLQTIHKYFHEVLEAMMNFAKEMIAPTTFDSNMNIPGAHNRLRRIFKGAIGALDGTLVHAVVPANQQIVYRGRGKGKCYQNVLTICDFNMVFTYVYAGWEGVAHDARVLTEIESNPDNGFLFPPPSKSYNLNNSNAYLAFRYDRLTYFILMSDKYYLCDAAYPNTRGFLAPYRNIRYWLGDYHRRRAITKEEKFNHAHAQLRNVIERSYGILKARFPILDKMAPYPINIQRDVVIACFAVSNFIRKERINDDLFNHFDTPQVIFDEEGQQEEALDETNGPSWTVEDSQIMTDMREQLAFRLMQRR
- the LOC132614239 gene encoding L10-interacting MYB domain-containing protein-like — encoded protein: MEQANENSRLTWRLEVVKTFLETCIQEVSLNGRQGSSLKPDSWNRVMVVLQTSHDFIVIQKKMKNHYDYLKEKYQAWLPITKKTGNIYDPATNTIRMSNEEWDEYIKAHPKAKTLRSAPLPFPELCTTLFEGSTTTGIHGWSPSCTTPRPGASSVATNIDIDSLDDIEDLLGEKNDGASKDFPSQSSIPIEKKNLGKKRKNASSRLEIDEKMSAALELLINKNNGSDVEECIEKLDKLDGKSHCTLQLFVYFVKVIATQKHG